In the Staphylococcus condimenti genome, one interval contains:
- the ribE gene encoding riboflavin synthase: MFTGIVEEVGTVVQTSSKQNVMSLTIECDDILEDIHIGDSISVNGACLTVISFTEKTFDVQVIKGTENKTYLSELRKGSEVNLERAMPSQGRFGGHFVLGHVDEVGTIKRIQPSANSNIVTIQCTPDLTNQMVQQGSITVDGVSLTIFRLGEGQFDIHLIPETKRSTILSTKKIGDKVHLEADMLFKYVQKAISKNESGLTREKLSQFGF; encoded by the coding sequence ATGTTTACCGGCATTGTAGAAGAGGTTGGTACAGTTGTTCAAACTTCTTCTAAGCAAAATGTCATGAGTCTGACAATTGAATGTGATGATATTTTAGAAGATATCCATATCGGTGATTCTATCAGCGTAAATGGTGCTTGCTTAACTGTAATTTCTTTTACTGAAAAAACATTTGATGTTCAAGTCATCAAAGGAACTGAAAATAAAACATATCTTTCTGAGCTGCGTAAAGGCAGTGAAGTAAATTTAGAACGTGCAATGCCAAGTCAGGGCCGTTTTGGCGGTCATTTTGTTCTTGGACATGTTGATGAAGTAGGTACAATTAAGCGGATTCAACCTTCAGCAAATTCTAACATTGTCACTATCCAATGCACTCCAGATTTAACGAACCAAATGGTCCAACAAGGTTCTATTACTGTAGATGGCGTGAGTTTGACAATTTTCCGGTTAGGTGAGGGTCAATTTGATATTCATTTAATTCCTGAAACAAAACGTTCAACGATTCTGAGTACGAAAAAAATTGGAGATAAAGTTCATTTAGAAGCAGATATGTTATTTAAGTATGTACAAAAGGCAATTTCAAAAAATGAATCTGGATTAACAAGAGAAAAATTAAGTCAGTTCGGATTTTAA
- a CDS encoding bifunctional 3,4-dihydroxy-2-butanone-4-phosphate synthase/GTP cyclohydrolase II, with product MIFDSIESAVEELRNGNSVIVVDNEDRENEGDLIAVTEYMNDNTVNFMAQEGRGLICAPLAPSLAEKLNLTPMVKDNSDAFGTAFTESVDHIDTTTGISANERMLTAKALISDESKPEHFNRPGHLFPLIARPGGVLVRNGHTEAAVDLASMTGAKPAGLICEIMNEDGTMAKGEQLQSFKEKHNLKMISIEELVHYRRTHEQHMHAKAKVQLPTDFGTFDMYGFESDYSHEEIVAIVKGDIKKVENVRIHSSCLTGDIFHSQRCDCGAQLEASMKYIDEHDGMVIYLPQEGRGIGLINKLKAYELIEQGYDTVTANLALGFGEDLRDYYHAAEILKHFGIEKINLLSNNPEKFKGMQHYGIDVAERIELIVPECEHNHDYMQTKKEKMGHML from the coding sequence ATGATATTCGATAGTATAGAATCTGCTGTTGAAGAATTAAGAAATGGCAACAGCGTCATTGTAGTAGATAATGAAGATCGTGAAAATGAAGGCGATTTGATAGCTGTAACTGAATATATGAATGATAATACTGTGAATTTCATGGCACAAGAAGGACGTGGTCTTATTTGTGCACCATTAGCACCTTCACTAGCTGAAAAATTAAATTTAACACCGATGGTTAAAGATAATAGTGATGCCTTCGGTACTGCTTTTACTGAAAGTGTTGATCATATAGATACAACGACAGGAATTAGTGCAAATGAAAGAATGTTAACAGCAAAAGCACTTATTTCTGATGAGTCTAAACCAGAACATTTTAATCGTCCTGGACATCTTTTCCCACTCATTGCAAGACCAGGCGGTGTGCTAGTAAGAAACGGCCACACTGAAGCTGCAGTTGATTTAGCATCTATGACAGGTGCCAAACCTGCTGGGTTGATTTGTGAAATCATGAATGAAGATGGAACAATGGCTAAGGGAGAACAATTGCAGAGTTTCAAAGAAAAACATAATTTAAAAATGATTTCAATTGAAGAATTAGTACATTACCGCAGAACTCATGAGCAACATATGCATGCTAAAGCAAAAGTACAGTTGCCGACTGATTTCGGTACTTTTGATATGTATGGTTTTGAATCTGATTATTCACATGAGGAAATTGTGGCGATTGTTAAAGGCGACATTAAAAAAGTAGAAAATGTACGTATTCATTCTTCATGTTTGACAGGTGATATCTTCCATAGTCAAAGATGTGATTGCGGTGCACAATTAGAAGCATCTATGAAATATATAGATGAACATGACGGAATGGTTATCTACTTGCCACAAGAAGGTCGAGGAATTGGATTGATTAATAAATTGAAAGCATACGAACTGATTGAACAAGGTTATGATACTGTCACAGCAAATCTAGCGCTAGGCTTTGGCGAAGATTTACGTGATTATTATCATGCTGCTGAAATTCTTAAACATTTCGGTATCGAGAAAATAAATTTATTAAGTAATAATCCAGAAAAATTCAAAGGTATGCAGCACTATGGTATTGATGTCGCAGAAAGAATTGAATTAATCGTTCCTGAATGCGAACATAACCATGATTACATGCAAACAAAAAAAGAAAAAATGGGACATATGCTTTAA
- the ribE gene encoding 6,7-dimethyl-8-ribityllumazine synthase, which translates to MNFEGKLLGQDLKIGIVVSRFNDFITGRLLDGAKDVLVRHEVDSEKIDVAYVPGAFEIPLAAKKLAETGKYDAVITLGCVIRGATSHYDYVCNEVAKGVSKVSDTSGLPVIFGVLTTETIEQAVERAGTKAGNKGAEAAMAAIEMANLLKSI; encoded by the coding sequence ATGAACTTTGAAGGGAAATTATTAGGACAAGATTTAAAAATAGGAATTGTAGTATCAAGATTTAATGACTTTATTACAGGACGTTTATTAGATGGTGCTAAAGACGTACTCGTAAGACATGAAGTAGATAGTGAAAAAATTGATGTAGCCTATGTGCCTGGTGCGTTTGAAATTCCTTTAGCTGCCAAAAAGCTTGCAGAGACTGGAAAATATGATGCAGTAATTACACTCGGCTGTGTGATTCGCGGTGCAACATCTCATTATGATTATGTTTGTAATGAAGTTGCAAAAGGCGTGTCAAAAGTCAGTGATACAAGTGGTTTGCCTGTTATTTTCGGTGTGCTTACAACTGAAACAATAGAACAAGCAGTTGAACGTGCAGGTACTAAAGCAGGAAATAAAGGGGCAGAAGCGGCGATGGCTGCAATTGAAATGGCAAACTTATTGAAATCAATTTAA